One window of Desulfarculus baarsii DSM 2075 genomic DNA carries:
- a CDS encoding phage portal protein family protein has translation MESTAHQDEQPESLDTTGFVIAPLAAAAALDSAAFSKVNAAEAIPATWEERARKAWEYYVEEPLVKNCVNSWRTFAVGDEIKITSDDETLKEQALEAAWRLNITQFIKDMVLQLLVKGDAIGFKRFTKSGQDIEELVCVNPVSVKVKYAQGELIEARQFPEDTPGGGESIPLPVEQVVHLKWDAPAFSPRGNSLVLPAFQAIELLRDYRRAEQAIAKRWATPFRLLKVGGAFGQKMVMPDQRMLEQVRDMVNKMDMKSGLVVPFYVNVETHGTDGQVLNVEDKVKEVKEDIVVALGLSRSLVTGDGPNFATASVSMQKMMVMIREIKQAARKLLDWVFDDWMELNGHGDKSIQFIFNDLDPSDAVDFKKLLIELYDRKLISRSSLQLKMDLDPDIEAANRETERKQIDLMDEKQVKPVVDMVVSGILSVPRARKMLGIPAEDDEPTAEAALVWSGDLESTGIAAVCDECSHFIADTNHCRVHNSERTFDAPACRFIDRREPR, from the coding sequence GTGGAAAGCACCGCCCATCAGGACGAACAACCCGAAAGCCTGGACACCACAGGCTTTGTCATCGCGCCGCTGGCCGCAGCGGCCGCGCTCGACTCGGCGGCCTTCAGCAAGGTCAACGCCGCCGAGGCTATTCCGGCCACCTGGGAAGAACGCGCCCGTAAGGCATGGGAATACTACGTCGAGGAGCCGCTGGTGAAGAATTGCGTCAACTCCTGGCGCACCTTCGCCGTGGGCGACGAGATCAAAATCACCAGCGATGACGAGACCCTCAAGGAGCAGGCACTGGAGGCCGCCTGGCGGTTGAACATCACGCAATTCATCAAGGACATGGTTCTTCAGCTCCTGGTGAAAGGCGACGCCATCGGCTTCAAGCGCTTCACCAAGTCTGGCCAGGACATCGAGGAACTGGTCTGCGTCAACCCGGTTTCGGTCAAAGTCAAATACGCCCAGGGCGAGCTGATCGAGGCCCGGCAATTTCCCGAGGACACCCCCGGCGGCGGGGAATCCATCCCGCTGCCCGTCGAACAGGTGGTCCACCTCAAATGGGATGCTCCGGCCTTCTCGCCTCGGGGTAACTCCCTCGTGCTTCCCGCCTTTCAAGCCATCGAACTGCTGCGCGACTACCGCCGGGCCGAACAGGCCATCGCCAAGCGCTGGGCCACGCCCTTTCGCCTGCTCAAGGTGGGCGGCGCGTTCGGCCAGAAGATGGTGATGCCGGACCAGCGGATGCTCGAACAGGTTCGCGACATGGTCAACAAGATGGACATGAAAAGCGGCCTGGTGGTCCCGTTCTACGTCAACGTCGAAACCCACGGCACCGACGGTCAGGTCCTCAACGTCGAGGACAAGGTCAAAGAGGTGAAGGAAGACATCGTGGTGGCCCTGGGGCTGTCACGCTCGCTGGTGACCGGAGACGGCCCGAATTTCGCCACCGCCTCGGTGAGCATGCAGAAGATGATGGTCATGATCCGCGAGATCAAACAGGCCGCACGCAAGCTCCTCGACTGGGTGTTCGACGACTGGATGGAGCTGAACGGCCACGGCGACAAAAGCATCCAGTTCATCTTCAACGACCTCGACCCCAGCGACGCGGTCGATTTCAAGAAGCTCCTCATCGAACTCTACGACCGCAAGCTCATCAGCCGCTCCAGCCTTCAGCTCAAGATGGACCTGGACCCGGACATCGAGGCCGCCAACCGCGAGACCGAACGCAAGCAGATCGACCTGATGGACGAGAAGCAGGTGAAGCCGGTGGTGGATATGGTCGTCTCCGGCATTCTCAGCGTGCCTCGCGCCCGGAAGATGCTCGGGATTCCGGCCGAGGACGATGAACCCACGGCGGAGGCGGCATTGGTCTGGTCGGGCGACCTGGAGTCCACCGGCATTGCTGCCGTGTGCGACGAGTGCAGCCACTTCATTGCTGACACCAACCACTGCCGGGTCCACAACAGCGAGCGCACCTTCGACGCCCCGGCCTGTCGTTTCATCGACCGCCGGGAGCCTCGCTGA
- a CDS encoding minor capsid protein, with amino-acid sequence MPSDLKQRIQAATLKSLTARNRYNDQVTAQLTQSLKQAEDEVARAILQYRSLGSLPDNKLAALKGLEKLQLELDDTMKRLKREQTLVFRKTTKDSFKLGIQQGIGELADAALPFYADLKPEGIDKLATKVFTIVDTNALDFMAQYNLTLAGDVHRELADGIKRTILNGIATGKGADDIVRDMGKVIVDKDSFRQAGSRVFSKAQYRMEMIARTEVLRAHNMGRLKFHERVGIQKLEWLAMEDERMCPVCGGLDGKTFPIDKFPQQPAHPHCRCTNIVAWPMTVCGSEMAAKAATQASQGDACILPPHVLEGMADAQAKENAKLKSAFENGDIADLGSLTVKQLQTLAKQNGVAIARTKADFIKLLDLAEPGIDHGDLAGAALSAKLKEHKIGLLRTKEELVELLGLKQAELKQAKLLAAQMAKIPPAEGLEGMTAQQLKEMTKENGISLNMTKQETIELLDKLEPGVDHSGLMGKELAAAKQKHGIGILKNKQQLVEALQKKAGADMAESVKKKAVDEAKQKLILKQKTALEDAAKAVVVPDTPTGYKDFLDAIAKAEQAVSGGTDLPQELLAAHSKEIALKKQLFQDQVGKLKSAELKTLAKETKVQYWQWANKDELTTLFTETDPTKIKAVQASIDAKHAAWAEKHGGKKKTAPAKPATPKKEPPKSAPQQSPVKPTEAKIGKKGAEFATVDTAWQQKSLPSKFKKSGKAAVGGAHEKEFWTDENGDKWLFKPIGRKDDEFIAFGEEAAYKIGRLIDPHSIEVRTIQLNGRTGSIQKWRTDLRDDFDFRNILPQDLTTIELEQIQREHVVDWLIANHDGHSKQFIRARDGRVYGIDKGQAFKFLGQDKLSLDYHPNGVCGEEEPFYNKVFRAAKEGKVRVDPNATLRYIQEVEKIADEDYLDLLRPYAEGRFAKDPAGLRHFYDLALERKHNLRRDFEAYYADVLGDRGFRFGKLSTATGKKKLLSSAEEALVEEARKLGWQGKTLPFDSGDVEDQNALIFTESFKGKKRTVVKMKIRPDTDRRIDEVLRRYVQTAAGEKGQPLVEDSFFPTILDAVKNVNFHVGDGKYNRTKIDKALRLRKKLETLQKSADPKVKEMADHYLKWVKEIEESVDWDRATNGVFEQYLPKLDAQKPKEKPPFKVERGKVTHTKRRIGSGTITVEADDIDNRTLFNHNSRMQDGHQYTVTFEDGTRVRYRPWSDTNLYAQRGELEMILDGDATPGRVEAMLEKLEQLGIDTRVATAENAEQMYLEKLAYIRKTDKSADYKRLQKSLDDRNATSSERVQALRGYWQKELGVQDITQLSGYNPLGEYQAGFLDRDAKGGYRHQLRFDITEEDLEKQMKGYSLVHDLTNGESMSGFIDLIMENNGAMVSTVEKMRMGVAPGGMSPVADMQTGGASYFFTRIKKQPASDASPALYFKKQMLRRMDAISYDHDAYGKVIDDYVQRNRGASIDDWKRFSQRHGNETIFKYSVTLLDNIEFIVARSDNERREIIQSFTRRGIKKLPDGRKVEDIVHTPQSWSKRKQ; translated from the coding sequence ATGCCGTCGGACCTCAAGCAGCGCATCCAGGCGGCCACACTGAAGAGTCTGACGGCCCGCAACCGCTACAACGACCAGGTCACGGCCCAGCTCACCCAGTCGCTGAAACAGGCCGAAGACGAGGTCGCCCGCGCCATCCTCCAGTACCGCTCCCTCGGCTCCCTGCCGGACAACAAGCTCGCCGCGCTCAAGGGGCTGGAAAAGCTCCAGCTCGAACTCGACGACACCATGAAACGGCTCAAGCGGGAGCAGACCCTGGTCTTTCGCAAGACAACCAAGGACTCCTTCAAGCTCGGCATCCAGCAGGGAATCGGCGAACTCGCCGACGCGGCGCTGCCGTTCTACGCCGACCTCAAACCCGAAGGCATCGACAAGCTGGCCACCAAGGTGTTCACCATCGTCGACACCAATGCCCTCGACTTCATGGCGCAGTACAACCTCACGCTCGCCGGTGACGTCCACCGCGAACTCGCAGACGGAATCAAGCGCACCATCCTGAACGGCATCGCCACGGGCAAGGGAGCCGACGACATCGTCCGGGACATGGGCAAGGTGATCGTCGACAAGGATTCCTTTCGCCAGGCCGGAAGCCGGGTGTTCAGCAAGGCCCAGTACCGCATGGAGATGATCGCCCGCACCGAGGTACTCCGCGCCCACAACATGGGCAGGCTCAAGTTCCACGAGCGGGTCGGCATCCAGAAGCTGGAATGGCTGGCCATGGAGGACGAGCGCATGTGCCCGGTCTGCGGCGGCCTGGACGGCAAGACCTTTCCCATCGACAAGTTCCCCCAGCAACCCGCGCATCCGCACTGCCGCTGCACCAATATCGTGGCCTGGCCGATGACCGTCTGCGGCAGCGAGATGGCCGCCAAGGCCGCCACCCAGGCATCGCAGGGGGACGCCTGCATTCTCCCGCCCCACGTGCTGGAAGGCATGGCCGACGCCCAGGCCAAGGAGAACGCCAAGCTCAAGAGCGCCTTTGAAAACGGCGACATCGCCGACCTCGGCTCGCTGACGGTCAAACAGCTCCAGACCCTGGCGAAACAGAACGGCGTGGCCATCGCCCGGACCAAGGCCGATTTCATCAAGCTGCTCGATCTGGCCGAACCGGGGATCGATCACGGCGACCTGGCCGGAGCGGCGCTCAGCGCCAAACTCAAGGAACACAAGATCGGCCTGCTGCGGACCAAGGAAGAACTGGTCGAGCTGCTCGGACTGAAGCAGGCGGAGCTCAAACAGGCCAAGCTGCTCGCCGCCCAGATGGCGAAGATCCCGCCCGCCGAGGGGCTGGAGGGCATGACCGCCCAGCAGCTCAAGGAGATGACGAAGGAGAACGGCATCTCCCTCAATATGACCAAACAGGAGACCATCGAGCTGCTCGACAAGCTGGAGCCCGGCGTGGATCACAGCGGCCTGATGGGCAAGGAACTCGCGGCGGCCAAACAGAAGCACGGCATCGGCATCCTCAAGAACAAGCAGCAGCTCGTTGAGGCGTTGCAGAAGAAGGCCGGTGCCGACATGGCCGAGTCGGTCAAGAAAAAGGCGGTCGACGAGGCTAAACAAAAGCTGATCCTGAAACAGAAAACGGCACTCGAAGACGCCGCCAAGGCCGTGGTCGTTCCCGACACGCCGACCGGCTACAAGGATTTCCTCGACGCGATTGCCAAGGCGGAACAGGCGGTTTCCGGCGGCACCGATCTGCCCCAGGAACTGCTTGCGGCCCACAGCAAGGAAATCGCCCTCAAAAAACAGCTCTTCCAGGATCAGGTCGGCAAACTGAAATCGGCAGAGCTCAAGACGCTCGCCAAGGAGACCAAGGTCCAGTATTGGCAGTGGGCCAACAAAGACGAGCTGACCACGCTCTTCACCGAGACCGACCCGACGAAAATCAAGGCGGTTCAGGCCAGCATCGACGCCAAGCACGCCGCCTGGGCCGAAAAGCATGGCGGCAAGAAGAAAACCGCTCCTGCCAAGCCCGCCACGCCGAAGAAAGAGCCGCCGAAATCGGCTCCACAGCAGAGCCCGGTCAAGCCGACCGAGGCCAAGATCGGCAAGAAAGGTGCGGAGTTCGCCACCGTTGACACCGCGTGGCAGCAGAAGAGTCTGCCTTCGAAGTTCAAGAAATCCGGCAAGGCCGCCGTCGGCGGCGCACACGAAAAGGAGTTCTGGACAGACGAAAACGGCGACAAATGGCTGTTCAAGCCCATTGGCCGCAAGGACGATGAGTTCATCGCCTTCGGAGAGGAAGCCGCCTACAAGATTGGCCGCCTGATCGACCCCCATTCCATCGAGGTGCGCACCATCCAATTGAACGGCCGCACCGGCTCCATCCAGAAATGGCGCACCGATCTGCGGGACGACTTCGATTTTCGCAACATACTGCCCCAGGATCTGACCACCATCGAACTGGAGCAGATCCAGCGCGAGCATGTGGTCGACTGGCTGATCGCCAACCACGACGGACATTCCAAGCAGTTCATCCGCGCCCGGGACGGTCGCGTCTACGGCATCGACAAAGGCCAGGCATTCAAGTTTCTGGGCCAGGACAAGCTCTCGCTCGACTATCACCCCAACGGCGTCTGCGGCGAGGAAGAGCCGTTTTACAACAAGGTCTTCCGGGCGGCCAAGGAAGGGAAGGTACGGGTCGATCCGAACGCGACCCTTCGCTACATCCAGGAAGTCGAAAAGATCGCCGACGAGGATTATCTCGATCTGCTGCGCCCCTACGCCGAGGGCCGGTTCGCCAAGGACCCGGCCGGGCTGAGGCATTTCTACGATCTGGCCCTGGAACGAAAGCACAATCTTCGACGGGACTTCGAGGCTTATTACGCCGATGTGCTGGGGGATCGGGGCTTCCGTTTCGGCAAGCTGAGTACCGCCACCGGCAAGAAAAAGCTGCTCTCCTCCGCCGAGGAAGCCCTGGTCGAGGAGGCCCGCAAACTCGGCTGGCAGGGCAAGACGCTGCCCTTCGACAGCGGCGACGTGGAGGACCAGAACGCGCTGATCTTCACCGAGAGCTTCAAGGGGAAGAAGCGCACCGTGGTCAAGATGAAGATCCGGCCGGACACGGACCGCCGAATCGACGAGGTGCTGCGCAGGTATGTGCAGACGGCGGCCGGGGAAAAGGGACAACCGCTGGTCGAAGACAGCTTCTTTCCGACGATTCTGGACGCCGTCAAAAACGTCAATTTCCACGTGGGCGATGGCAAGTACAATCGGACCAAGATCGACAAGGCCCTGCGCCTGCGCAAGAAACTGGAGACCCTGCAGAAGAGCGCCGACCCCAAGGTCAAGGAGATGGCGGACCACTATCTGAAATGGGTCAAGGAGATCGAAGAGTCCGTCGACTGGGACCGGGCCACCAACGGCGTTTTCGAGCAGTACCTGCCCAAGCTCGACGCGCAGAAACCCAAGGAGAAACCGCCGTTCAAGGTGGAACGCGGCAAGGTGACCCACACCAAGCGCAGGATCGGGTCCGGCACCATCACCGTCGAGGCCGACGACATCGACAACAGGACGCTGTTCAATCACAACTCCCGCATGCAGGACGGGCACCAGTACACCGTCACCTTCGAGGACGGCACCCGGGTCCGCTATCGCCCCTGGTCCGACACCAACCTCTATGCCCAGCGCGGCGAGCTGGAAATGATCCTGGACGGCGACGCCACCCCCGGACGGGTCGAGGCGATGCTGGAAAAGCTCGAACAGCTTGGGATCGACACCCGGGTGGCCACGGCGGAAAACGCGGAGCAGATGTACCTCGAAAAGCTCGCCTACATCCGCAAGACCGACAAGAGCGCCGACTACAAACGGCTGCAGAAATCCCTCGACGACCGAAACGCCACCTCCTCCGAGCGGGTCCAGGCCCTGCGCGGCTATTGGCAAAAGGAGCTAGGCGTCCAGGACATCACCCAGCTTTCCGGGTACAACCCGCTGGGCGAATACCAGGCGGGCTTTCTGGACCGCGACGCCAAGGGCGGATACCGGCACCAGCTCCGGTTCGACATCACCGAGGAAGACCTGGAAAAACAGATGAAGGGCTATTCGCTGGTCCACGATCTGACCAACGGCGAGAGTATGTCCGGCTTCATCGACTTGATCATGGAGAACAACGGAGCCATGGTCAGCACGGTCGAGAAGATGCGCATGGGCGTGGCTCCGGGCGGAATGTCCCCGGTGGCTGACATGCAGACCGGCGGCGCGAGCTATTTCTTCACCCGGATCAAGAAGCAACCGGCCAGCGACGCCTCACCGGCGCTCTATTTCAAGAAACAGATGCTGCGGCGCATGGACGCCATCAGCTACGACCATGACGCCTACGGCAAGGTGATCGACGACTACGTGCAGCGCAACCGGGGGGCCAGCATCGACGACTGGAAGCGGTTCTCGCAGCGCCATGGCAACGAGACCATCTTCAAATACTCGGTGACGCTGCTGGACAACATCGAATTCATCGTCGCCAGAAGCGACAACGAACGCCGAGAGATCATCCAGAGTTTCACCCGGCGTGGCATCAAGAAACTGCCCGACGGGCGAAAGGTGGAGGACATCGTCCATACCCCGCAAAGCTGGAGCAAACGCAAACAATGA